The genome window TTGCAAAAATTACATATTCCGTAAGACAGAGCATCTGAAATACCGATCCAAACCGAGCAAACAGGAGTGATGATGGCAGAATATTGGACCGCCATAGTCCCCACCTTCAACATCAGCGGAGGGACAATAACTGGACTCTCTCCAGATGAACGCCAGACATCAGTACAGTCAATTCCCATTTAGACCTCAATAATGGATTCTCAACCTTCATCTAAAGCACTACATAGTGAGTTTCGAGCGCAATACCTACCAGCCCTTGGCATCTCGAACCTACAGTAACTCAACTAATCGCATCACATGCAGATCGCATCAATGCCAACATCTCACAATTACTACAGCGATTTGAGAATATAATGGCAACAGCTACTGTCCGTTCGCTCTGTAACCGAAGCTGTGGCCCAATGGCTGACTTCCGTCTCTCAGGTTGAAAATACAAGTCACACAGCAACGGCTGTAGAAACGTATCAGCTTGACGTGGAGTCAACGGCGCTGGTATGTGTCGAGGCACAAATCTCCCCTTCAGTAGGATACGAAGTGTTATATGCTGATACGCGAGTATACGACAGGTGCGCGCAGCAGAGGATATTCTCTCCCTCACCCGCACAATGAAGGAGGCCTGGCTGTTTGGGAAACTCGACACGCTGGGGGAAGACGAAGCGGATGTGAAACGGAGAGAGCAGTTGGAGAGCAATGCTGAGGCGATCCAGAGAGCTATAGCGGAGGGTGGGCTGCTGAAGCCGGCGAAGTGACTACTTTGAACAAGATTTGCTCTGCATGGGAATTGGCGTATGGTGTTTTCTTCGAGCCTTTCCGGGCTATTCTATAGAAACTTGTAATTATAGATACCCATTGAATCATCAGCAATACAACCATGCTAAAATACTCCGTGCCTCTCTAACTACTAATTGTAGTATCTGGAGCATGCTCTTCACACCTCTCTAGTGGGGCAATCACTCCACGATAAACTTCTTATCAACCATATCAGCTCGATTCACACGACACGTCCAAACAATCCCATATCAACCCACTCTCTGCATCTCCCTCTCAATCCAGTCCTCCATCGACAACCACTTCTTACACGACAGCAACCAAAATGCCTCCTTCGCAACCTCTAAccctcatcgtcgccacGACCCCAATCCGCACAAGCGAAAACCTCCCCACCCGCCTCGGCATCGGCCTGCACGGCACCCTCCCCTGGCCGCGCATAAAAGCAGACATGGCGTTCTTCGCGCGAGCGACATCACGGCCCCCTCGCCCGGGAACCACAAACGCGATCATCATGGGCCGCAAGACCTACGACTCGCTGCCTCAGAACCTCCGCCCGCTCGCAAAGCGCATCAATGTTGTGATTACGAGGGATAGTACTGGCTCTGTGCGGGAACGGATTAtgaaggagttggaggcGAAGAGGGCGAAGgcggcggctgctgctgcttctgagcAGGCTCAGGCGCAAGCTCAGAAACAAGAGCAGGTGCAGGCGCAGACAGATGCTCTCGTGAGTACAGGGCTGGAGGACGCGCTGGCGAGTTTGGAGGGCAGCTACGGGGCGG of Aspergillus fumigatus Af293 chromosome 2, whole genome shotgun sequence contains these proteins:
- a CDS encoding RNA polymerase II mediator complex head subunit MED22 translates to MDSQPSSKALHNRINANISQLLQRFENIMATATVPVAQWLTSVSQVENTSHTATAVETYQLDVESTALVRAAEDILSLTRTMKEAWLFGKLDTLGEDEADVKRREQLESNAEAIQRAIAEGGLLKPAK
- a CDS encoding dihydrofolate reductase codes for the protein MPPSQPLTLIVATTPIRTSENLPTRLGIGLHGTLPWPRIKADMAFFARATSRPPRPGTTNAIIMGRKTYDSLPQNLRPLAKRINVVITRDSTGSVRERIMKELEAKRAKAAAAAASEQAQAQAQKQEQVQAQTDALVSTGLEDALASLEGSYGAEGRLGNVFVIGGGEIYASALRMSETQPLRIVMTNVERVDGTEFECDTVFPVDEKLAAGGKWRMASEEEVSGWVGEEVSSRWREEGDVRIQMVGYERIL